In Chaetodon auriga isolate fChaAug3 chromosome 9, fChaAug3.hap1, whole genome shotgun sequence, the genomic window GCATTGCAGATACACTGTACACATCTTAACCACTAGCCCAGGGGTGCTCCCCTTAAATTGGACATTTATTAATATGGGTTTACATTAAACTTGGTGATCATCAGACTCATGTTTGTAGCACCCAGAAAGGTTTTCCAGTATCTAGACCTCACTGTTGTGAAgaggcttttattctgaaaataatcATATCGGAAGTCTTGTTGTCGTTACCGGAAACCAAGCTGTTAGCTTCAGGAAATCAGTTGGTGgaaaaagcttttcttttggCAATCAAACCTAACCTGCCCAGCACAGAGTCAAACATTcactggagcagcagcaaactGTAGCCGATGGACCCTCGGACTATAGTATTTAATCTGCGTTTTATCCATCGATAGGACACCAGGGGGCCGAAGCGCCGGGCCGGGCCCGGAACCAGAACCAGGCCCGGTCAGACGGAAATAACCAGCGTTGCGTTTTGCGACACCGGCGGgctggtgtgtgtatgtctgtgtgtaggAACTGGCATGCTGTCTGTAGGGGAAGTGTAGTGGGTATCATCCTGACTTGCTGTCTGCAACTAGACAGCAAGTTTGCCGATGAGTCTTCGGCACTTCTGGTTTATCAGATCGGATGTAAAAGCGTTGAGGGTCGAGCATGGAACAGCGTGAATTTAGCCAGAAGCGAGCTAGCTTAAACGCTAGCTAACACCGGAGTTAACGTTAACGGACATCAACTTTTACTCGCTAACTGACGTTAGCGAGGCAGCCCGTGAAAACAACGAATATGAGCGTAACTGTCTGGTTTGTGTGAATGTAGAGAAGTTATTTTATATCGCCTTACATATGTCAGTCTGCTTGTTAGCTATTTAAAAGGCCTGATAAATGTTTATGGAGCGAGTATAGCAGTGTAGCTAAGTCGTTAGCTGCTACGTTAGCTTGCCTCGACCGCCCCAATGAAAGAATACAAAGTGGTCGTGCTGGGCAGCGGCGGCGTCGGCAAGTCCGCGCTGACCGTCCAGTTTGTCACCGGCACCTTCATCGAGAAATACGACCCAACCATCGAGGACTTTTACCGAAAAGAGATCGAGGTGGACTCGTCGCCGTCCGTGTTGGAGATCCTCGACACGGCGGGGACAGAGCAGTTCGCCTCCATGAGAGATCTGTACATAAAGAACGGACAGGGCTTCATCCTGGTCTACAGCCTGGTCAACCAGCAGTCATTCCAGGTATCTGATATGCAAGACACCTTCAGCCACACACAGGTGGAAACTGTCCATAGCTAGGCAGTTCATCAGGGCATTAAGGGGCTGTCTGGGATCATGATTCATACTACCTATGTAGTGAGAGCTGCTAATTGCAGAGCCGTACACCATCTACTATGTTTCAAAGACGGAAATTTATCTGATCCAAGATGTAAAAATTTCATCTTGTGAGATTAATTTATAGGCAGTGGTGCTGCAGCAAACTCTCAACATGCTCTCATGATGAACTGGCACCATTTTAGGCTGGTTTGTGGTACCTGTTGTTTTGCAAAACAATAATTGAGGCTATGTCGGAATTAGTtctgaaatgaagagaaaaactcAGAATAATGAAATGCCACATAACTAGAAAATTGATGTATAATCTATGCATTTAATAAAGACATCAGTATTAATATGTGAAATTATGCAAGAGAATTTCTTGTATACTGTTTTTGCATGTAGTATACAAAAATAGGTggactgaaatgttttcaactaacaggaaatgatgcaataCCAAAACCAAACTGCGGCTTTGGAAAATCATTGTCAATTAAGcttcacaaaaagaaagagaaatgtttaaatctgttatttttttgACTAAGATCTTCTGTTATTTGTTTTAGTTAGTTGATAGTTAGTCATTTAGATTTAGTTGATAGTATAGCATTGGAAAACAACCAACATTTGCATATTGATCATGTGTCCCATTACTGCATACAGCCTGTGGTTTTCATGAGAAACCACACATATCCTCTCCTTTGTCTTCCAGGACATCAGACCAATGCGAGACCAAATAGTGCGAGTGAAGCGCTTCGAGAAGGTGCCATTGATCCTGGTCGGGAACAAAGTCGACTTGGAATCTGAGCGTGAGGTCGCCGGGTCAGATGGACGAGCTCTGGCTCAAGAGTGGGGCTGCCCCTTTATTGAAACTTCTGCCAAGAGCAAGACTATGGTGGACGAGCTGTTTGCAGAAATCGTCAGACAGATGAATTATTCCACACTGCCCGAGAAGCAGGAACAGTGCTGCACAGCCTGTGTGGTACAGTGAGGAAGAGGTACAAGCTCTGCCATTCCTACCTTCCTTTGCATGGTTGCGTTCATACTCGTGCTGTGCCAAAGAGCTCACAAGCACAGCACAGTTGGCCGCTCACTAATTTtacaaaatgtgataaaatgtcCCTGCAGTGCCTGTGTAAAAATGGTTCACAAGCTGAGGAGAAATGTGACACATGGATGACTGTGTGGCGTTTCAGTGCAGTGTAAGGGAGAGGAGCGGTTTGGTTGGAAGTGAGAAAGACGAGTGGGTGGTGCTGCTCCACGCAAACCGTTGGTTTAGCTTGTTATCATAAGATCACAGAAAGTATGTGGCATGAAGAATACAACTGTACGAGCAGCTCAGGGCAGGGAGGGAAAAGACCCTGAAGAGTAGAGACTAATGAAGCAGACAGTCCTGTGTGCCGAGCCGtgcaaagaggaaaatgtgacatcctgaaaaaacaggaagttcacTTTAGATTCAGTGACAGATGTTGCCTGCGTTAAGCACTGCACACAGAGAATGCCAGTTTTAGCCATTCaaacttgtttttcctctctccctctcttttttcgTAACAGATGCATCATTTGTCTGGATCACCATGAGGATTTTGATGAACCGTGAACCTGGGGACAACCGGACTTTTGAGCCTTCTGACAGAAACTTACCGCAGCTGGTAATGTTTCTGTTCAAGGTGGTTTCTGACTGTCTTTCACAGAGCATCTGACAGGAAAGACGTCGGCCCTATTTTTGATATCATAACTGTTAAAAGACGTTTCTGCTGCAACCTTAACGGCCTTTGCAATGACCCAGGAtggagtcagacagacagacttttaATGAGCAAAAACGGCCATCTGTGAATTTcggtctttttttccccccttttagTCGGAAGTATCCCTGAAATAATAAGCAGGAGTGTTTGTGAGGTTGCAGcttctttttaaagctgctttaatcacTATTATATACTTTATTATTACTTGTATTATGTCTCAAGTTTGGAATTTGACAAAGTATTTCATAGTATCgaaacattttgacttttaagCATGCATACTTGGACTAGTTTGCTGCCCAGGTATACTGCtcgctttattttgaaaatcttgtCTAAAATTGTTCTTCTAACTGACACAAACTACAGCACGAGTGTACTACAGTGTGACATTTTTAGCGTCAGGAAACATAGACAGGATGTGTTACTTTGTGGATTAAACCTGTAACATTTACATCGAGTCCACTCTGCTGCCCTGTAGTTCAAGCATTTACTTTTCTATTCTCGCAGTGGCCTGAAGCAGCtaaacatctgaaaacatgcatgctcaaaactgaaaatgttcgACTAAATCAACTTGAAGTGATAAGGAAGAgccattttactgtttttagcCTGAATTCTGTCAAAGTCTCTACAAGGCATGAATCGCGCGGACGCAGGTCttccattttcagttttctcgAGGAGTCTCTGTGGGAGAATGATTTTGGAACGACCAAAGGAAGCTCACAGTGCATATTTGTGTTTGACTACATGACGTGTCTTGCTTTAAATCCAGGAGACGCTGTTTTCTTGTCATCAAATAACTCTCGCTGCAATGTGGTTTGACAAAAGTTTTGGCACAGTTAATCAGATTTaactttgtatttttctttttcttatatTAACCTATTTATTAAAAACTAATGACATGGGTAGCCagttttaaacttttaattttATACTAGTTTTTTCGCTTTTCGTGACTTTTCAGGATACATGGTACATTGTTcttttgggtttttgttttttgaaggtGAGGATTTAACAGAGCCTTAAATAATTTCTGTTGCACCCCGGTCTCATGTCTCCTCTTATTTGTTTCTTCTGAAAGTTAAACAGTTGTCATCATTTGGTAATAAACATGTTggcctttctgtgtttgtcattgGGCACAGTTACAgtattattgatgattgatacACAACTAGTTCTCTGTGACCAGTGCTCCTTTCCTGCCTGCTGATCTCAATCTGCAATATTTCTAATTTCAGCTTCAGAGACTACTTACAATGCTAGCCTTGTTGGATTTTTCGCCTTTTACAGGCCACATGTTTTTCCCACTGGGGGGCAGTGAGCTCTGTAATTGAAACGAAACTAGTCCACTAGGATTGATGTAAATCTTTGCCTTAAAACAACTATACGCAATACATTTGTAACAACAGTGTATCAGTGAATTAATGActgtgtgaaaggtgttgctcgtcgtgatgaacctacagaagATTATCGCCTGAATCTCTATCTTATCTCTGCTTTACAGATCTTTATAGTGAGTTTTAGTTTCATTGTTTAGCTGAGAAGcagcaactttactgttttgcttCACTCTCATAGCGTCATGTTCACTTGTCACAGGGAGCTGTTGTCAACAAAAAAGCTCAAAAAACCCATTGAACacaacctgctcagcaccaaacagcagacagacgcaggtaacaactagctggtgaacacaatggagcatttagcagctgcagaggcagatATTTGTCTGATGAGTTGGGATGGAAGCTGTAAGAGTGTTTTAcatacattcatcaggtggccaggAACACTCCTCCAAACGAGTGTTAATGAGCGGCTGTCGGCTAACAAGCTCACAACATGACTGGAGAGGTAAGGATATGCCAGTGTTGTGTCCTCAACTTGTTTCTACTGCCCCCAAGCGGCCAAAAAATCAGGTTAAAGAATAGGGTCGCACTTTTTCAAACGGTACCCCCAGTGCCCTCAGGGCTGAGAGTTTCTTCCTTCATAATTACAATGTACGGTGAGTGATGGGGGACAAACTCCattatgaggcttcagcagtctgacaaactaagtgtgtgtctgtcaaagTTGAGTCTTTAAGTGTCAGCacctctctgtgtcctcaggcAGTGTTTTCTTGCTTGGCTACAGAGTCCTTTTACACcttttagttatttttttttaatacaacaaaaaatatattattCTTAGCGGCCTCACTAGTACAGGCTGAAATataaatgtcagatttttgtAACTTCCATATGTTAAGCATGACCCCACATGATGACGAACGTGTTGTGTCTGGTCATATCTGATGAAGAGAAAGCAAGGAGTTAAAACTTCCTGAAGCTGCATTGTCTAAAAATACCAACTCTCACAAACAAGCTACACTTTCCactcgtgtgtgcgtgtgtgtgtgtgtgtgtgtttcatgcacCAGTCTGGCAGAGCGCAGTGGAGTTGGTGTGTGCTTTGcaagttctttttttcttgcatttgtCACACATGGTGCTGCTGTAGTTTTCACATCCCACGGAGCACAAAGctgcctcttcatcctctcgCTCTGCGGTTGTCAGATGGAGCTGCTGGGTGCTCGCTGAGCCTGTGCTTTATTCACCGAgctggcagcagctgctgcGTGAGGAGAGGGGCGCTGATGTCTCTGAATTAGCAGGGTCACCACAGCTCCTTGAGGGAAGAGATAACAAATTTCGAGTGTCTTGTCCTCGGTCCTGCTGGGTTTATCTCTGTCCACACCGCAAGAGTGCTTTAACATcgacaaacaaaaaactaacagAGGCCACCAGGCTGTCGGCTGCC contains:
- the rap2c gene encoding ras-related protein Rap-2c, producing the protein MKEYKVVVLGSGGVGKSALTVQFVTGTFIEKYDPTIEDFYRKEIEVDSSPSVLEILDTAGTEQFASMRDLYIKNGQGFILVYSLVNQQSFQDIRPMRDQIVRVKRFEKVPLILVGNKVDLESEREVAGSDGRALAQEWGCPFIETSAKSKTMVDELFAEIVRQMNYSTLPEKQEQCCTACVVQ